From Dietzia sp. ANT_WB102, a single genomic window includes:
- a CDS encoding nuclear transport factor 2 family protein → MTRYDRAEIAQFVQRWLEANAECERNKDWTPLADFYAEDATYGWNYGTKDDFMAVGRDEIRDIALGQEMAGLEGWEYPYIRTIIDSETGDVLCLWKQIARDTVDPKTGEPYEVHGLGGSWFLYNGNQQWAWHRDFFDFGNVVDLFMRMHEADALSDSMKQRFEAAGDKPAGWYRIEESPAPLWPVSSPDEV, encoded by the coding sequence GTGACCCGATACGACCGTGCCGAAATCGCCCAGTTCGTGCAGCGCTGGCTCGAGGCCAACGCGGAGTGCGAGCGGAACAAGGACTGGACGCCGCTGGCCGACTTCTACGCCGAGGACGCCACCTATGGGTGGAACTACGGCACCAAGGACGACTTCATGGCGGTCGGCCGGGACGAGATCCGCGACATCGCGCTCGGGCAGGAAATGGCCGGACTCGAAGGCTGGGAATACCCGTACATCCGCACGATCATCGACTCGGAGACCGGGGACGTGTTGTGCCTGTGGAAGCAGATCGCGCGCGACACGGTGGACCCGAAGACGGGCGAGCCGTACGAGGTCCACGGGTTGGGCGGGTCGTGGTTCCTCTACAACGGGAACCAGCAGTGGGCGTGGCACCGCGACTTCTTCGACTTCGGCAACGTCGTCGACCTGTTCATGCGCATGCACGAGGCCGACGCACTCAGCGATTCCATGAAGCAGCGGTTCGAGGCGGCCGGGGACAAGCCGGCGGGCTGGTACCGCATCGAGGAGAGCCCGGCCCCGCTGTGGCCGGTCTCCTCCCCAGACGAGGTCTGA